One genomic segment of Mytilus galloprovincialis chromosome 5, xbMytGall1.hap1.1, whole genome shotgun sequence includes these proteins:
- the LOC143074075 gene encoding uncharacterized protein LOC143074075 — MQDGAHDFDPRSSDNRDNYGAEQMLNIARQLKAISPELQALDLLQDPSELDEEVDFVACDRCEGWSMMSAAVNATPETLSTILIERDEVLHVERCTVDQSDNDTWFKLRKGKITASNFFKVCRAVDNLKCPPSLMKSLLGEYDLSHSEVPSLEWGKRKEKAALDLYIRVNRHKHKGCMLEKKELRIYTRLPYVGCSVDGLFSCKCHGENLVEVKCPFADKNLNPKEVAINKGCVLDSSGELQVTDKCEYYHQIQGQMAKQMSESISVVC; from the exons ATGCAAGATGGTGCCCATGATTTTGACCCGCGGTCTTCAGACAACAGAGATAATTATGGAGCTGAACAAATGTTAAACATTGCTAGACAGTTAAAAGCA ATATCACCAGAACTGCAGGCATTAGATTTGTTACAGGACCCATCAGAATTGGATGAAGAGGTGGATTTCGTAGCATGTGATAGATGTGAAGGTTGGTCGATGATGTCAGCAGCTGTTAATGCTACTCCAGAAACCCTGTCAACTATTCTGATAGAACGAGATGAAGTGTTGCACGTTGAACGTTGTACTGTTGATCAGTCAGATAACGATACTTGGTTTAAGTTGAGGAAAGGTAAAATAACTGcgtcaaatttttttaaagtctgtaGAGCTGTTGACAATTTGAAATGCCCTCCTTCGTTAATGAAAAGTCTACTAGGGGAATATGATTTATCTCATTCTGAAGTACCATCTCTTGAATGGGGAAAGAGGAAAGAGAAAGCTGCATTAGACCTTTACATACGTGTAAACAGACATAAACACAAAGGCTGTATGTTAGAGAAAAAGGAACTTCGTATCTACACAAGGTTGCCTTATGTTGGATGTTCAGTCGATGGTCTGTTCTCATGTAAGTGTCATGGTGAGAATCTAGTGGAAGTTAAATGTCCGTTTGCTGACAAGAACTTGAATCCTAAGGAAGTTGCCATTAATAAGGGATGTGTGCTAGATTCAAGTGGTGAACTTCAAGTAACTGACAAATGCGAATATTACCATCAAATTCAAGGACAAATGG CAAAACAGATGAGTGAAAGTATAAGTGTTGTATGTTAG
- the LOC143074076 gene encoding uncharacterized protein LOC143074076: MQYILNLDVSVDADHTYYAVKRGFNVQTTSISTQTDITMAEMDSLTDNMMDTGSMKRKNLMNDIMKDNKSCKFYTGVSLAVFCFILNFLRKKASSMVYWNSADTSERENSETPRKGPRRILDIKEELALTLLRLRRGFDTKTLGDMFAISESSVCRIFTTWLNLMYHDLKFLVRWPSREVLKKMPKCFKHFKKTKCIIDCTEFFVQKPSLPSAQRITYSFFLIFYLFFNSQDFTHPITLPPDNGIKG, from the exons ATGCAATATATATTGAATCTTGATGTTTCAGTGGATGCAGACCATACTTACTATGCTGTAAAGAGGGGATTTAATGTACAAACTACAAGTATATCTACACAAACAGACATTACCATGGCAGAAATGGATTCTCTGACCGATAATATGATGGACACTGGTAGCATGAAGAGAAAGAATCTCATGAATGACATTATGAAAGACAACAAATCCTGCAAATTCTATACAG GTGTATCACTGGCAGTATTTTGTTTCATCCTAAATTTCCTGAGGAAAAAGGCTTCATCCATGGTGTACTGGAACAGTGCAGATACATCCGAAAGGGAAAATTCTGAG acaCCTCGCAAAGGACCGAGAAGAATATTAGACATAAAGGAGGAATTAGCACTCACTTTGTTAAGACTAAGAAGAGGATTCGACACCAAAACTCTTGGGGACATGTTTGCTATATCAGAAAGCTCTGTGTGTAGAATATTTACTACTTGGCTAAATCTAATGTATCATgatttgaagtttttggtcagaTGGCCTTCAAGAGAAGTTCttaaaaaaatgccaaaatgtttcaaacactttaagaaaacaaaatgtattattgattGCACagaattttttgtacaaaaacctAGTCTGCCATCAGCTCAGCGAattacatattctttttttttaattttttatttgtttttcaatagtcaggattttacACACCCCATTACACTACCACCTGACAATGGTATCAAGGGGTAA